One window from the genome of Amycolatopsis sp. NBC_01480 encodes:
- the scpB gene encoding SMC-Scp complex subunit ScpB, translating to MAEVGLVTEAGESSDAASPDYEASDAAADEAVALSEASSEDEAASLGEAVPATDETSLDEAPSSDEAAAQPEAPQQETPAEPATDSTAESTSDSTNEDQLPPDDPESDLVAAGDENELPDVSSDEALEAALEALLLVVDSPINEESLGDTVGVSVARVTVALRTMAQKFTERASGIDLRRVGEGWRFYTRDTYAPFVEKLLLDGQRSKLTRAALESLAVIAYRQPVTRARVAAVRGVNVDGVIRTLLARGLIEEMGTDPETTGTLYVTTELFLERLGLSSLNDLPPIAPLLPEVDTIDDI from the coding sequence TTGGCCGAGGTCGGCTTGGTCACTGAGGCGGGGGAGAGCAGCGACGCGGCTTCGCCGGACTACGAGGCTTCGGATGCCGCGGCTGACGAAGCGGTTGCGCTGAGCGAAGCATCTTCGGAGGACGAAGCGGCTTCGCTGGGCGAAGCGGTCCCTGCGACCGACGAGACTTCGCTTGATGAAGCGCCGTCTTCGGATGAGGCAGCCGCCCAACCCGAAGCACCCCAGCAAGAAACCCCGGCAGAGCCCGCAACCGACTCCACAGCAGAGTCCACAAGCGACTCCACCAACGAAGACCAGCTGCCCCCCGACGACCCCGAGTCCGACCTCGTCGCCGCCGGGGACGAGAACGAGTTGCCCGACGTCAGTTCCGACGAGGCGCTCGAGGCGGCGCTCGAGGCGTTGCTGCTGGTGGTCGACTCGCCGATCAACGAGGAGTCGCTCGGGGATACCGTCGGGGTGTCGGTGGCGCGGGTCACCGTCGCGCTGCGGACGATGGCGCAGAAGTTCACCGAGCGGGCCAGCGGGATCGACCTGCGGCGAGTCGGTGAGGGGTGGCGGTTCTACACTAGGGACACCTACGCCCCGTTCGTGGAGAAGCTCCTGCTGGACGGCCAGCGGTCGAAACTGACCAGGGCCGCGCTGGAGAGCCTCGCCGTGATCGCGTACCGGCAGCCGGTGACCAGGGCCAGGGTCGCCGCGGTGCGGGGCGTGAACGTGGACGGCGTGATCCGGACGCTGCTCGCGCGCGGGCTCATCGAGGAGATGGGCACCGACCCCGAGACGACCGGAACGCTGTACGTGACGACCGAGCTGTTCCTGGAGCGACTGGGGCTGTCGTCACTGAACGACCTGCCCCCGATCGCTCCGTTGCTACCCGAAGTGGACACCATCGATGACATCTGA
- a CDS encoding pseudouridine synthase, with product MTSDEHADGVRLQKVLSQAGVASRRAAEDLIVAGRVEVNGEVVTELGRRVDPVEAVIHVDGTRVNLREDLVYLAFNKPKGVHSTMSDDRGRPCVGDYLRGRWEETPGVVHVGRLDENTEGLLLLTNDGDLGHRLMHPSYRVLKTYLAEVDGLVPRGLGKELRNGWELPDGLVKVDQFRVKDMHSGKTMVELVIHEGRKHIVRRLMASTGHPVRKLVRTAVGDVQLGNQRPGSIRRLTRGEVGSLYRTVEL from the coding sequence ATGACATCTGACGAACACGCCGACGGCGTCCGGCTGCAGAAGGTCCTTTCCCAGGCCGGCGTCGCCTCACGGCGCGCGGCCGAGGACCTGATCGTGGCCGGGCGGGTGGAGGTGAACGGCGAGGTCGTCACCGAGCTGGGCCGCCGCGTCGACCCGGTCGAGGCGGTGATCCACGTCGACGGCACGCGCGTGAACCTCCGCGAGGACCTCGTCTACCTCGCCTTCAACAAGCCCAAGGGCGTGCACTCCACCATGTCGGACGACCGCGGCCGCCCGTGCGTCGGCGACTACCTGCGCGGGCGCTGGGAGGAGACACCCGGCGTCGTCCACGTGGGACGGCTCGACGAGAACACCGAGGGCCTGCTGCTGCTCACCAACGACGGCGACCTCGGCCACCGGCTGATGCACCCGTCGTACCGCGTGCTCAAGACCTACCTGGCCGAGGTCGACGGCCTGGTGCCGCGCGGGCTCGGCAAGGAGCTGCGCAACGGCTGGGAGCTGCCGGACGGCCTGGTGAAGGTCGACCAGTTCCGGGTCAAGGACATGCACTCCGGCAAGACCATGGTGGAGCTGGTGATCCACGAGGGCCGCAAGCACATCGTGCGGCGGCTGATGGCGTCCACCGGGCACCCGGTGCGCAAGCTCGTGCGCACGGCGGTCGGCGACGTCCAGCTCGGCAACCAGCGCCCCGGCTCGATCCGCCGGCTCACCCGCGGCGAGGTCGGCTCGCTGTACCGCACCGTGGAGCTGTGA
- a CDS encoding Xaa-Pro dipeptidyl-peptidase, with protein MRVLRGLCAAVVVAAALVVPVPAASAATGTDPVYDFAGAVRETVWVDIGRDGDGDGKPDRVAADIVRPKEPAAQGTKIPVIMDASPYYSSVGRGNESEFKTYDAQGRPVGFPLYYDNYFVPRGYAVVLVDLAGTNRSTGCVDVGGTSDVQSAKTVIDWLNGRATGYSAKSGGSKVTADWTNGSVGMIGKSYDGTIANGVAATGVDGLKTIVPISGISSWYDYYRSDGASFGYGPDGLAQTVEARNGGQDCSAENSKLAQGATANGDYGPLWAERDYVKQAKNVKASVFLSHGVNDLNVRTINFGQWWDALAANGVQRKIWLAQTGHVDPFDYRRAEWVDTLHQWFDHYLMGIDNGIEKQPMATVERQPDQWADQSSYPAAGVAATTLRPHSGSTAGVGTLSTSASSGTASFTDNVRGTEDAWAGSPAATSANRVLYSTGTLSSPLQVSGTSSITVTATPSTSSARLSAMLVDYGSATIRNYAGAGEGIKTGSSETCWGSNAPGDDACYKVTTADTTNVGYTVISRGWADLANYQSLSQEQPLTPGQPYTMTFRLASTDHVVPQGHQLALIIGGTDTDVITGPSKAPKLTIDLAKTSVQVPLVGTPPASPRTAPAPVGPLAHVEGRAPLDLR; from the coding sequence ATGCGTGTGCTCAGAGGGCTCTGCGCCGCGGTCGTCGTCGCCGCGGCGCTCGTGGTCCCGGTTCCGGCGGCCTCGGCCGCCACCGGCACCGACCCCGTGTACGACTTCGCCGGTGCCGTCCGCGAGACCGTGTGGGTGGACATCGGGCGCGACGGGGACGGCGATGGCAAGCCGGACCGCGTCGCCGCCGACATCGTGCGCCCGAAGGAGCCTGCCGCGCAGGGCACCAAGATCCCCGTGATCATGGACGCGAGCCCGTACTACTCCTCGGTCGGGCGCGGCAACGAGAGCGAGTTCAAGACCTACGACGCGCAGGGCCGCCCGGTCGGTTTCCCGCTGTACTACGACAATTACTTCGTGCCGCGCGGGTACGCGGTCGTGCTCGTGGACCTCGCGGGCACCAACCGCTCCACCGGGTGCGTGGACGTCGGCGGGACCTCCGACGTCCAGTCCGCCAAGACGGTGATCGACTGGCTGAACGGGCGAGCCACCGGCTACAGCGCGAAATCCGGCGGCAGCAAGGTAACCGCCGACTGGACCAACGGCAGCGTCGGCATGATCGGCAAGTCCTACGACGGCACGATCGCGAACGGCGTGGCCGCCACCGGCGTCGACGGGCTGAAGACCATCGTGCCGATCTCCGGGATCAGCTCCTGGTACGACTACTACCGCTCCGACGGCGCGTCGTTCGGCTACGGCCCGGACGGGCTCGCGCAGACCGTGGAAGCCCGCAACGGCGGGCAGGACTGCTCGGCGGAGAACAGCAAGCTCGCGCAGGGCGCCACCGCGAACGGGGACTACGGCCCGCTCTGGGCCGAGCGCGATTACGTGAAGCAGGCGAAGAACGTGAAGGCCAGCGTGTTCCTCTCGCACGGGGTGAACGACCTGAACGTCAGGACCATCAACTTCGGCCAGTGGTGGGACGCGCTCGCGGCCAACGGGGTGCAGCGCAAGATCTGGCTCGCGCAGACCGGGCACGTCGACCCGTTCGACTACCGGCGCGCGGAGTGGGTGGACACGCTGCACCAGTGGTTCGACCACTACCTGATGGGCATCGACAACGGCATCGAGAAGCAGCCGATGGCCACCGTCGAGCGCCAGCCGGACCAGTGGGCCGACCAGTCTTCGTACCCGGCGGCCGGGGTCGCGGCGACGACGCTGCGTCCGCACTCGGGCAGCACGGCGGGCGTGGGCACGCTGAGCACGTCCGCGAGTTCGGGCACCGCTTCGTTCACCGACAACGTCAGGGGGACCGAGGACGCGTGGGCCGGGAGCCCGGCGGCCACGTCGGCGAATCGCGTGCTCTACAGCACCGGCACGCTCTCGTCGCCGTTGCAGGTTTCGGGCACCTCGTCGATCACCGTGACGGCGACGCCGAGCACGTCGTCGGCGCGGCTTTCGGCGATGCTCGTGGACTACGGCTCCGCCACCATCCGCAATTACGCGGGCGCCGGCGAAGGCATCAAGACCGGCTCCAGCGAGACGTGCTGGGGCTCGAACGCGCCGGGTGACGACGCCTGTTACAAGGTGACCACCGCCGACACCACGAACGTCGGCTACACCGTGATCAGCCGCGGCTGGGCGGATCTGGCGAACTACCAGTCGCTGAGCCAGGAGCAGCCGCTGACGCCGGGCCAGCCGTACACGATGACGTTCCGGCTGGCGAGCACCGACCACGTGGTGCCGCAGGGGCACCAGCTGGCGCTGATCATCGGCGGCACCGACACCGACGTCATCACCGGCCCGTCGAAGGCGCCGAAGCTGACGATCGACCTGGCGAAGACCTCGGTGCAGGTGCCGTTGGTGGGCACCCCGCCGGCTTCGCCGCGGACGGCACCGGCGCCCGTCGGTCCGCTCGCCCACGTCGAGGGCCGGGCACCGCTCGACCTCCGCTGA
- a CDS encoding segregation and condensation protein A, producing MDEPASAQQPEPGAAAPEDSAADTPIQHETVHGGTIPEGIAEELSTSKFKVHLANFEGPFDLLLQLISQHQLDVTEVALHRVTDDFIAYTRALGADWNLDETTEFLVIAATLLDLKAARLLPAAEVESEDDLALLEARDLLFARVLQYRAYKQVAALFGELEQGALRRYPRSVALEERYVGLLPEVMLGVTPEKFAEIAVAVFRPKPPPTVSLAHLHMGRVSVREHAALLRVKLAAAGQATFKELVEDCEHTVEIVARFLALLELYRESTVQFEQLEALAELHVRWTGGTMAEASAAADQDRTLAEEEEYG from the coding sequence ATGGACGAACCGGCATCGGCCCAGCAGCCGGAGCCGGGCGCAGCGGCCCCGGAGGACTCGGCGGCGGACACGCCGATCCAGCACGAGACCGTGCACGGCGGGACCATCCCCGAAGGCATCGCCGAGGAACTGAGCACCTCGAAGTTCAAGGTCCACCTGGCCAACTTCGAGGGCCCGTTCGACCTGCTGCTGCAGCTGATCTCGCAGCACCAGCTGGACGTCACCGAGGTCGCGCTGCACCGCGTCACGGACGACTTCATCGCCTACACGCGCGCGCTCGGGGCGGACTGGAACCTCGACGAGACCACGGAATTCCTGGTCATCGCCGCGACTCTGCTCGACCTCAAGGCCGCGCGGCTGCTGCCGGCGGCAGAGGTGGAGAGCGAGGACGACCTGGCGCTGCTGGAGGCGCGGGACCTGCTGTTCGCGCGCGTGCTGCAGTACCGCGCCTACAAGCAGGTGGCGGCCCTGTTCGGCGAACTCGAGCAGGGCGCGCTGCGGCGCTACCCGCGCTCGGTGGCGCTGGAGGAGCGGTACGTCGGGCTGCTGCCCGAGGTGATGCTGGGCGTGACGCCGGAGAAGTTCGCGGAGATCGCCGTGGCGGTGTTCCGCCCCAAGCCGCCGCCGACGGTGTCGCTCGCCCACCTGCACATGGGCCGCGTGTCCGTCCGCGAACACGCGGCGCTGCTGCGCGTCAAGCTGGCCGCCGCCGGGCAGGCGACGTTCAAGGAACTGGTCGAGGACTGCGAGCACACGGTCGAGATCGTGGCGAGGTTCCTCGCGCTGCTGGAGCTGTACCGCGAATCGACGGTGCAGTTCGAACAGCTGGAGGCACTGGCCGAACTGCACGTCCGCTGGACGGGCGGCACCATGGCGGAGGCCTCGGCCGCCGCGGACCAGGACCGCACCCTGGCGGAGGAAGAGGAGTACGGGTGA
- a CDS encoding cobyrinic acid a,c-diamide synthase produces the protein MSRRASLPGASELFRLTSSPSTPALDRPPVPAPSEPLPEPDPESGQLSRAAARSGSGRTKHDAKITVYVSGDELLAMEQTRLNLRAKHSLIVDRGRLVREAVAVLLADFDLHGEESVLVRRLRAGEDDEGETEG, from the coding sequence GTGAGCAGGCGCGCTTCCCTGCCCGGAGCGTCGGAGCTCTTCCGCCTCACCTCCAGCCCGTCGACGCCGGCGCTCGACCGCCCGCCCGTTCCCGCTCCGTCGGAGCCGCTGCCCGAGCCGGACCCGGAATCCGGGCAGCTCTCCCGCGCCGCCGCGCGCAGCGGCTCGGGCCGCACGAAGCACGACGCGAAGATCACCGTGTACGTGTCGGGCGACGAGCTGCTCGCGATGGAGCAGACCCGGCTGAACCTGCGGGCCAAGCACAGCCTGATCGTCGACCGCGGCCGGCTGGTGCGCGAGGCCGTCGCGGTGCTGCTCGCGGACTTCGACCTGCACGGCGAGGAGTCGGTGCTGGTCCGTCGATTGCGCGCGGGCGAGGACGACGAAGGCGAAACCGAGGGCTGA